In Anaerolineae bacterium, a genomic segment contains:
- a CDS encoding UvrD-helicase domain-containing protein, whose product MELLDGLNEAQKRAVETIEGPVLVLAGPGSGKTKVLVHRAAYLIKVCGLSPYSIMAVTFTNKAAREMKERLYRLLGERVEQITVGTFHAICARILRREGEAIGIPSSFVIYDEEDQLSAVRQAVRELNLNEKLYRPPAFLQAISRLKAEIILPSDFSPSTYWEEVLRRVYERYQGILRSHNALDFDDLLLSVVRLWKKAPHVLEKYRRRFLQIMVDEFQDTNMVQYEILRELARIHRNLFVVGDEDQSIYRFRGADWRNVLRFREDFPDARIILLEKNYRSTQSILDAAQSIISHNPHRTPKKLYTERGKGLPIILYEAYDEAEEGEFVVREIKRLIAKKLYNLGDFAVMYRTNAQSRIVEEAFVRHNMPYKLVGAIRFYERKEIKDVLAYLRLILNPLDDISFQRVINVPPRGIGPQTVKTLQNIAFARALHLYEVLKLVRDDPRHLGFSPQVSRALIAFLELLEDLSRAADEMDILRLLDYTLERTGYGEYLQDGSQEGQERWENVQELRRAAEEYASFPPREGLSAFLEGVTLISDVDNLEEKTEVPVLLTLHMAKGLEFPVVFIIGMEEGLFPHIRSYGDVEEMMEERRLCYVGITRAMDRVYLVYTFRRSPYRGSSPSEPSRFIQEIPSYLLRYYSEDLELEEKKEAPSLVFSPTFKLGAKVRHPLFGEGVVVESVVKDGEEEVTVAFPGKGLKRFLVRIAKLELISE is encoded by the coding sequence ATGGAACTTCTGGATGGTTTAAACGAAGCTCAGAAAAGAGCGGTAGAAACCATAGAAGGACCGGTTCTGGTGCTCGCTGGGCCCGGAAGTGGGAAGACTAAGGTCCTGGTCCACCGGGCTGCTTATTTGATAAAAGTATGCGGCCTTTCTCCTTATTCCATCATGGCTGTAACCTTTACTAATAAAGCTGCCAGGGAAATGAAGGAGCGCCTCTATAGGCTCTTGGGAGAGCGAGTTGAGCAGATAACCGTTGGAACCTTTCACGCCATATGTGCCCGCATCCTCAGGCGAGAAGGAGAAGCCATAGGCATACCGTCCTCTTTTGTTATTTACGATGAAGAAGACCAACTGAGTGCAGTCCGTCAGGCCGTGCGCGAGCTAAACCTTAACGAGAAACTGTATCGTCCTCCCGCTTTTCTCCAAGCCATCTCGCGCTTGAAGGCGGAGATAATCCTCCCTTCTGATTTTAGCCCTTCCACCTATTGGGAAGAAGTTCTGCGCCGGGTTTACGAACGCTACCAGGGAATCCTCAGGAGCCACAACGCTCTGGATTTTGATGACCTTCTCCTTTCGGTGGTAAGGTTATGGAAGAAAGCACCCCATGTTTTGGAGAAATACAGACGCCGCTTCCTTCAGATAATGGTGGATGAATTCCAGGACACCAACATGGTCCAGTATGAAATTTTGAGGGAATTAGCCAGGATACACCGCAACCTCTTTGTCGTGGGAGATGAAGACCAATCCATATACCGCTTTCGGGGGGCTGACTGGCGGAACGTCTTGCGTTTCCGGGAAGATTTTCCCGATGCCAGGATAATCCTTCTGGAGAAAAACTACCGTTCAACGCAGAGCATTTTGGATGCAGCGCAGAGCATAATATCTCACAACCCTCATCGCACGCCCAAAAAACTTTACACCGAAAGAGGTAAAGGCCTTCCCATAATCCTCTACGAGGCCTACGATGAGGCTGAGGAAGGAGAATTTGTAGTGCGGGAGATAAAACGTCTCATTGCAAAGAAGCTTTACAACCTCGGCGACTTTGCCGTAATGTATCGGACTAACGCTCAATCCCGGATTGTAGAAGAGGCTTTCGTCCGCCACAACATGCCTTACAAGCTTGTGGGCGCGATCCGCTTCTACGAGCGGAAGGAGATAAAAGATGTGCTGGCTTACCTCCGCCTTATCCTTAACCCCTTGGATGATATAAGCTTCCAGCGAGTAATAAACGTCCCGCCGAGGGGGATTGGCCCTCAAACAGTGAAAACCCTTCAGAACATAGCCTTCGCCAGAGCCCTTCACCTTTACGAAGTCTTGAAGCTTGTCCGGGATGACCCCAGGCACTTGGGCTTTTCACCTCAGGTTTCCAGAGCCCTGATAGCTTTCCTGGAGCTTCTGGAAGATTTATCCAGAGCTGCCGATGAAATGGATATCCTCAGGTTACTGGATTACACGCTGGAGAGAACCGGATACGGCGAGTACCTTCAGGATGGCTCGCAGGAGGGCCAGGAGCGATGGGAAAACGTTCAGGAGCTACGCAGGGCAGCTGAGGAGTATGCCTCTTTTCCTCCACGCGAGGGGCTTTCGGCTTTTCTTGAAGGGGTAACGCTTATCTCGGATGTGGATAATCTGGAGGAAAAGACGGAGGTTCCAGTTCTTCTCACCCTTCACATGGCCAAAGGGCTCGAATTCCCGGTGGTTTTCATAATCGGTATGGAAGAGGGCCTTTTCCCCCATATTCGTTCCTACGGTGATGTAGAGGAGATGATGGAGGAGCGAAGGCTCTGTTATGTAGGGATAACCAGGGCCATGGATAGAGTTTACCTTGTCTACACATTTCGTCGTTCCCCATACCGGGGCTCTTCTCCTTCGGAACCTTCCCGTTTTATCCAGGAGATTCCCTCATATCTTTTACGCTATTACAGCGAAGATTTAGAGCTGGAAGAGAAAAAAGAGGCACCTTCTCTTGTCTTTTCCCCTACTTTTAAACTTGGAGCCAAAGTTCGCCATCCGTTATTCGGAGAGGGAGTTGTGGTGGAGAGTGTGGTGAAGGATGGTGAAGAGGAGGTGACGGTGGCTTTTCCAGGCAAGGGCCTGAAGCGTTTTCTGGTGAGGATAGCTAAACTTGAACTTATATCTGAATAA
- a CDS encoding SagB/ThcOx family dehydrogenase, with product MKALRALVSFSLLVGGIYLFITGLWAEALDLNRSVYHRYGGLIVTFIAAVHVWLNRKALLSYFQGLPSIRLEKPRPAPSLEKPSRRVFFTAFATALGGFMVGFFWPRRDPEIGPYTDVGEFYHQWSKPGFRSLIGHLIQWGEPVSPFKEYPNAPTIPLPKPVPIGKMSVEEALEKRRSIRDYSREPLSLQELSLLLHLTDGITLWRYGIGFRTAPSAGALYPIEIYLVINRVEGLKPGIYHYNVRAHTLELLKEGDFRQEMVNYCLGQEMPGTAAVTFILTAMFQRIRWKYRERAYRYILLEGGHIGQNIYLGATAMGLGACAIGAFLDDPVNSLIGIDGKREAVIYILTVGKKIA from the coding sequence ATGAAAGCTTTACGAGCCCTGGTGAGTTTTTCCCTTCTGGTGGGTGGAATTTACCTTTTCATCACAGGCCTCTGGGCTGAAGCCCTTGACCTTAACCGTTCGGTATATCACCGGTATGGAGGCCTTATCGTAACCTTCATCGCCGCTGTCCATGTCTGGCTTAACCGCAAGGCCCTCTTATCTTATTTTCAGGGTTTACCTTCCATTCGTCTGGAAAAGCCACGCCCTGCTCCTTCTTTAGAAAAGCCTTCCCGCCGTGTCTTTTTCACTGCTTTTGCCACAGCGTTAGGAGGATTTATGGTGGGCTTCTTCTGGCCCCGGCGAGATCCTGAGATTGGACCTTATACCGACGTGGGCGAATTTTACCACCAGTGGAGCAAACCCGGGTTCAGGAGCCTTATAGGCCACTTGATCCAGTGGGGGGAGCCTGTCTCGCCCTTCAAGGAATACCCGAATGCCCCCACCATTCCCCTGCCCAAACCTGTACCCATAGGGAAGATGAGTGTAGAAGAAGCGCTGGAGAAGAGGCGTTCCATCAGGGACTATTCCCGGGAACCCCTTTCCCTGCAGGAGCTTTCCCTCCTCCTCCATCTGACGGATGGGATAACGCTGTGGCGTTACGGCATCGGTTTCAGGACGGCTCCTTCGGCGGGGGCTCTTTACCCTATTGAGATTTACCTGGTGATCAACCGGGTGGAGGGGTTAAAGCCGGGAATTTACCATTACAACGTTCGGGCCCACACTCTTGAACTTTTGAAAGAAGGGGACTTCAGGCAAGAGATGGTCAACTATTGTTTGGGACAGGAGATGCCAGGGACTGCGGCCGTAACCTTTATCCTCACGGCAATGTTTCAGCGAATCCGCTGGAAATATAGAGAGAGGGCCTACCGGTATATCCTCTTGGAAGGTGGTCATATTGGGCAAAACATATACCTTGGAGCTACGGCTATGGGCCTGGGGGCATGCGCTATCGGTGCCTTTCTGGATGACCCTGTGAATAGCCTGATAGGGATAGACGGCAAAAGAGAAGCTGTAATTTACATCCTTACGGTGGGGAAGAAAATAGCCTGA
- a CDS encoding TldD/PmbA family protein produces MKELAMRALETAKLKGASYADIRIVHRIEQSINVKNGVVEAISNEESFGFGVRVIADGAWGFASSSVLTPEEVDKVAAMAVAIARASALTKLEDVDIGPPEVHVGQYKTPVKIDPFSIPLEKKIELLLAADAEMRRTKEVKVARGSLGFIREFKIFASTEGSYIEQEIVESGGGLEATAVSPEDVQKRSYPNSFGRHQGTAGWEFIEEMELVENAARIGEEAAQLLYAPQCPSTVTTVIIGGAQLALQVHESCGHPTELDRVFGTEASFAGTSFLTTEKLGKFRYGSEIVNLTADATIPGALGTFGYDDEGIPAQRTYLVKDGIFTGYLMSRETAHRLGLRSNGCMRADGWNRIPLIRMTNINLEPGEWDLEDLIADTEEGIYMETNKSWSIDDRRLNFQFGTEVAYEIKKGKLGKLLKNATYTGITPQFWQSCDAICNAKYWKVWGTPNCGKGEPLQIAHVGHGTAPARFRNVRVGVMRE; encoded by the coding sequence ATGAAAGAATTAGCCATGCGCGCTCTGGAAACCGCTAAACTGAAAGGAGCCTCTTACGCTGATATCCGCATCGTCCACCGAATTGAGCAGAGTATAAACGTCAAAAATGGCGTGGTAGAGGCTATCTCCAACGAAGAAAGCTTCGGTTTCGGAGTAAGAGTAATAGCCGATGGGGCGTGGGGGTTCGCCAGTTCTTCCGTCCTCACCCCTGAGGAGGTGGACAAAGTAGCAGCCATGGCTGTGGCAATTGCCAGAGCCAGCGCCCTCACCAAGCTTGAGGATGTGGACATAGGCCCACCCGAAGTTCACGTTGGTCAATACAAAACCCCGGTTAAGATTGACCCTTTCTCCATTCCCTTGGAGAAAAAGATTGAACTTCTTCTGGCTGCCGATGCTGAAATGCGCCGGACGAAGGAGGTCAAAGTAGCCAGAGGGAGCCTTGGGTTTATAAGAGAATTCAAAATCTTTGCCAGCACCGAAGGGAGTTACATAGAGCAGGAAATCGTGGAGAGCGGCGGAGGGCTGGAGGCCACAGCCGTGAGCCCTGAAGATGTGCAGAAACGCTCATATCCCAACTCCTTTGGTCGCCACCAAGGGACAGCGGGCTGGGAATTTATTGAAGAAATGGAACTGGTGGAAAATGCCGCTCGTATTGGGGAGGAAGCTGCCCAGCTCCTCTATGCTCCCCAGTGCCCTTCTACCGTTACCACTGTAATTATAGGAGGAGCCCAGCTTGCATTACAGGTCCACGAATCCTGCGGTCATCCCACCGAGCTGGACCGCGTCTTTGGCACTGAGGCTTCCTTTGCGGGCACCAGTTTCCTCACTACCGAAAAGCTGGGGAAATTCCGCTACGGCTCAGAAATCGTAAACCTCACAGCTGATGCCACCATCCCGGGAGCTCTGGGGACCTTCGGTTATGATGACGAAGGTATTCCGGCTCAACGCACATATCTGGTAAAAGATGGGATTTTCACCGGTTACCTTATGAGCCGAGAAACTGCCCACCGCCTTGGCCTCAGGTCCAACGGTTGTATGAGAGCTGATGGCTGGAATCGGATTCCCCTCATCAGGATGACCAATATTAATCTAGAGCCAGGGGAATGGGATCTGGAAGATCTGATTGCGGATACTGAAGAGGGCATTTACATGGAGACCAACAAATCCTGGAGCATTGACGACCGACGCCTCAATTTCCAATTTGGAACGGAAGTAGCCTACGAAATAAAGAAGGGCAAACTGGGAAAGCTTCTGAAGAACGCCACCTACACTGGTATAACCCCTCAATTCTGGCAGAGCTGCGACGCCATCTGCAACGCCAAATACTGGAAAGTTTGGGGTACTCCGAACTGTGGCAAGGGTGAGCCTCTCCAGATAGCTCATGTTGGTCACGGTACAGCTCCAGCTCGTTTCCGCAATGTCAGAGTAGGAGTGATGAGAGAGTAG
- a CDS encoding DUF362 domain-containing protein: MAFGDYPGKGKVAVLRTTPETVLDDYKRLMKLAEYEKALPKDRETILKINISWQTWYPACSTAPWQLEGVIRTLLEDGYTRIWGAHNRTVVVDAYIGERNNKHKYVCDKYLIPSIHLYEPHIRWVRYEPRHELLVLHKIYPEGIHIPEPFIGKNIIHLPTVKTHVFTTITGAMKNAFGGLLSEKRHWTHAVIHETLVDLLTIQQEIHSGIFAVMDGTFAGDGAGPRAMRWHVKNVILASADQVAIDAISARMQGFDPMSIPFIRIAHEKGLGIGDPDQIEIVGEDRDWVLSQNWGFKQEDTFASRGQKMIYHGPLKPFENILLRSPLVPWSYIASRFYYDVFWYPIIGHKRVKSALETPWGKLFKEYGDGRVVFSAPDPVALSVVLGALVLGFLGLRALWKFFTK, translated from the coding sequence ATGGCCTTCGGAGACTATCCCGGTAAAGGCAAAGTGGCAGTCCTGCGCACAACCCCTGAGACAGTCCTTGATGATTACAAACGGTTAATGAAACTGGCCGAATATGAAAAGGCCCTACCAAAAGACCGGGAAACCATCCTTAAAATAAACATTTCATGGCAAACCTGGTATCCGGCCTGCTCCACAGCCCCGTGGCAACTGGAAGGGGTTATCCGCACCCTTCTGGAAGATGGGTACACCAGGATATGGGGTGCTCACAACCGCACCGTGGTAGTGGATGCTTACATTGGTGAGCGCAACAACAAACACAAATACGTTTGCGATAAATACTTAATCCCCAGCATTCACCTTTACGAGCCCCATATCCGCTGGGTTCGCTACGAACCCAGGCACGAGCTTCTGGTCCTCCATAAAATCTACCCTGAAGGCATCCACATCCCTGAACCTTTCATAGGCAAAAACATAATCCACCTGCCCACGGTTAAAACCCATGTCTTTACCACCATAACCGGAGCCATGAAAAACGCTTTTGGCGGACTTTTGAGCGAAAAGAGGCACTGGACCCATGCCGTAATCCATGAGACCCTGGTGGACCTCCTCACCATTCAACAAGAGATACACTCGGGGATATTTGCTGTGATGGATGGCACTTTTGCCGGGGATGGGGCTGGGCCCAGGGCAATGCGCTGGCATGTTAAAAATGTAATTTTAGCCAGCGCCGACCAGGTAGCCATAGATGCCATATCAGCGAGAATGCAGGGTTTTGACCCCATGAGCATCCCTTTCATCCGCATAGCTCATGAGAAAGGGCTCGGCATTGGCGACCCTGACCAGATTGAAATTGTGGGGGAGGATAGGGATTGGGTTCTATCGCAGAACTGGGGCTTCAAGCAAGAAGACACCTTTGCCTCCAGAGGCCAGAAGATGATTTACCACGGCCCTCTCAAGCCCTTTGAGAACATCCTCTTGCGGTCACCCCTCGTGCCCTGGTCCTACATAGCCTCTCGTTTCTATTACGACGTCTTCTGGTACCCCATCATAGGTCACAAGAGGGTAAAATCGGCGCTGGAAACCCCATGGGGCAAGCTCTTCAAGGAATACGGTGATGGCAGAGTGGTATTTTCTGCTCCCGATCCGGTTGCTCTCTCAGTGGTGCTGGGGGCATTGGTCCTTGGATTCCTTGGCCTCAGAGCCCTCTGGAAATTCTTTACGAAGTGA
- a CDS encoding DUF6485 family protein has translation MECKKERNLKICTCTYEPCDKKGICCECMAYHRRRGELPGCFFPPEVEKTYDRSIRRFVMAHKHLLG, from the coding sequence ATGGAATGCAAAAAGGAAAGAAACCTTAAAATCTGCACCTGCACCTATGAACCTTGCGATAAGAAGGGCATTTGCTGCGAATGCATGGCCTACCACCGGCGCAGAGGGGAGCTTCCTGGATGCTTTTTCCCGCCGGAGGTGGAAAAAACTTACGACCGTTCCATAAGGCGTTTTGTCATGGCCCATAAGCATCTTCTCGGATGA
- the ppdK gene encoding pyruvate, phosphate dikinase — protein MAKKWVYMFTEGGESMRDLLGGKGAGLAEMTKVGLPVPPGFTITTEACNEYFKNGGKFPEGMWEQTLEALRKIEEETGKKFGDPSNPLLVSVRSGAKVSMPGMMDTVLNLGLNEETLKGLAALTQNERFAYDAYRRFIQMFGRIVMKVPGEKFDEAFERIKEKYGAHKDTDLNTEALKEVVAEFKRIYKEHIGEDFPSDPYEQLRKAIAAVFESWFGKRAVDYRNFYGIPHDWGTAVNIVTMVFGNMGDDSGTGVAFTRDPATGEKVLWGEYLTNAQGEDVVAGIRTPYKIEELKETMPEIYEQLVKVAELLEHHYKDMQDVEFTVERGKLWMLQTRAGKRTAKAAVKIAVDMVKEGIISKEEAIMRVTPEQADQLLHPRFDEKAKEEARAKGRFLAKGLNASPGAATGIAVFDADLAEELGKKGESVILVRPETSPDDVHGMLVAKGILTQHGGATSHAAVVARGLGKPCVAGCEAINIDLSRRLFTVNGRTIREGDIISIDGSTGEVFEGAILTIEPKLEEEEELLTILSWADEVRRLGVWANADYPRDAKQARDFGAEGIGLCRTEHMFFEPDRLPLVHQMILAETLEERQAALDKLMPIQKEDFKGIFRVMEGLPVIIRLIDPPLHEFLPKYEELVAEVTELKVRLEYEKDKPELKARLAEKESLLRKVAAMREANPMLGLRGVRLGVLWPEINRMQVRAIMEAACELTKEGLRVYPEIMIPVTANANELKVLKELVDETARKVMEEQGVTVHYKFGTMIEIPRAALTAAEFARYAEFFSFGTNDLTQTVYGISRDDAEGKFLLAYMEKGIVPANPFQTLDREGVGRVMRICVEEARQVRPDIEIGICGEHGGDPASIEFCHIIGLNYVSCSPFRVPIARLAAAQAALQHEYGLKKKIIV, from the coding sequence ATGGCGAAGAAATGGGTTTATATGTTCACAGAAGGCGGCGAATCCATGCGCGACCTTCTGGGTGGTAAAGGGGCTGGCCTTGCAGAAATGACAAAGGTAGGCCTCCCGGTCCCTCCCGGCTTTACCATCACCACCGAAGCCTGTAACGAGTACTTCAAGAATGGGGGGAAGTTTCCCGAAGGGATGTGGGAGCAAACCCTTGAAGCTCTGCGGAAAATTGAAGAGGAAACCGGGAAAAAGTTCGGCGACCCCTCCAATCCCCTTCTGGTTTCTGTGCGTTCCGGCGCCAAAGTATCCATGCCCGGAATGATGGACACCGTGCTCAACCTCGGCCTGAACGAGGAAACCCTCAAAGGCCTGGCCGCACTGACCCAGAACGAGCGCTTCGCTTACGATGCTTACCGCCGTTTCATCCAGATGTTTGGCCGTATTGTTATGAAGGTGCCGGGGGAGAAATTTGATGAGGCTTTTGAGAGGATTAAGGAGAAATACGGCGCTCATAAAGATACCGATCTTAACACTGAAGCTCTGAAGGAGGTAGTGGCTGAGTTCAAGCGCATCTACAAAGAGCACATCGGTGAAGATTTCCCCTCCGATCCATACGAGCAGCTGCGCAAAGCCATTGCAGCCGTTTTTGAGTCATGGTTTGGTAAGAGGGCTGTTGATTACCGCAATTTCTACGGAATCCCCCACGATTGGGGAACGGCTGTTAACATTGTCACCATGGTCTTTGGCAACATGGGGGATGATTCAGGAACAGGGGTAGCTTTTACCCGCGACCCCGCCACTGGTGAAAAAGTTCTGTGGGGAGAATACCTCACCAATGCTCAAGGCGAAGATGTAGTGGCCGGCATCCGCACTCCCTACAAGATTGAAGAGCTCAAAGAGACGATGCCCGAAATTTACGAGCAACTGGTTAAGGTCGCGGAGCTTCTGGAGCACCATTACAAAGACATGCAGGATGTGGAATTCACTGTAGAACGAGGGAAGCTCTGGATGCTCCAGACCAGGGCGGGGAAGCGCACAGCCAAGGCCGCTGTCAAGATAGCGGTGGATATGGTAAAGGAAGGGATAATCTCCAAAGAAGAAGCCATAATGAGGGTAACGCCAGAGCAGGCGGATCAGCTTCTCCATCCGCGTTTTGACGAGAAAGCCAAGGAAGAAGCGAGAGCAAAAGGGCGCTTCCTGGCTAAAGGGCTGAATGCTTCCCCCGGTGCTGCTACAGGTATAGCCGTCTTTGACGCAGACCTCGCTGAAGAGCTGGGCAAGAAAGGGGAAAGCGTTATCCTGGTGCGCCCTGAAACTTCTCCCGATGATGTCCATGGGATGCTGGTGGCCAAGGGCATCCTTACCCAGCACGGGGGAGCTACTTCCCACGCTGCTGTGGTGGCCAGGGGCCTTGGTAAGCCTTGCGTTGCTGGGTGCGAGGCCATTAACATTGACCTCAGCCGCCGCCTCTTTACGGTCAATGGCCGAACAATAAGGGAGGGGGATATAATCTCCATTGATGGTTCCACCGGTGAGGTCTTTGAGGGAGCAATCCTTACCATTGAACCTAAACTTGAGGAAGAAGAGGAGCTCCTTACTATCCTTTCCTGGGCCGATGAGGTGAGACGCCTTGGCGTTTGGGCTAACGCCGATTACCCAAGGGATGCCAAGCAGGCTCGTGATTTTGGAGCGGAAGGGATTGGCCTGTGCCGCACCGAGCACATGTTCTTTGAGCCAGATCGGCTCCCCCTTGTCCACCAGATGATCCTGGCTGAGACTCTGGAAGAGCGCCAGGCGGCCTTGGATAAACTCATGCCAATACAGAAAGAAGACTTCAAAGGCATTTTCAGGGTAATGGAAGGCCTCCCGGTTATCATCCGCCTTATAGACCCACCATTGCATGAGTTCCTGCCCAAGTATGAGGAGCTCGTGGCTGAGGTAACGGAACTAAAGGTTCGCCTTGAATACGAGAAGGACAAACCAGAACTTAAAGCTCGCCTTGCTGAGAAAGAAAGCCTTTTGCGGAAAGTAGCAGCCATGCGGGAGGCCAACCCAATGCTGGGTCTCCGGGGAGTCCGCCTGGGAGTTCTCTGGCCCGAAATCAACAGGATGCAGGTCAGGGCCATAATGGAGGCTGCCTGCGAGCTCACCAAAGAGGGGCTCAGGGTTTACCCCGAAATCATGATCCCCGTCACCGCCAACGCCAACGAGCTTAAGGTCCTCAAAGAGCTTGTGGACGAAACTGCCCGCAAAGTTATGGAGGAGCAGGGGGTCACCGTCCATTACAAGTTTGGAACCATGATTGAAATACCCAGGGCTGCCCTTACCGCTGCCGAGTTCGCCCGCTATGCTGAGTTCTTCTCCTTCGGCACCAATGACCTGACCCAAACTGTCTACGGGATATCAAGGGACGATGCCGAAGGGAAATTCCTCCTGGCTTATATGGAAAAAGGCATAGTGCCGGCCAACCCCTTCCAGACCCTGGACCGCGAAGGAGTGGGGAGGGTTATGAGGATATGCGTGGAAGAGGCTCGCCAGGTCCGGCCCGATATTGAAATCGGGATCTGCGGGGAGCACGGTGGTGACCCAGCTTCCATAGAGTTCTGCCATATCATAGGTCTGAACTACGTCTCCTGCTCTCCGTTCCGTGTCCCCATAGCGAGGCTTGCGGCGGCCCAGGCTGCCCTCCAGCATGAATACGGCTTGAAAAAGAAGATAATAGTGTAA
- a CDS encoding polyribonucleotide nucleotidyltransferase, whose protein sequence is MSSTFKVQVADQEFIIETGKLAFQAGGAVTVRWGDTIVLATATASKEPREDVDFFPLTVDFEERLYAAGRIPGSFFRREGRPSDAAILLCRLVDRPIRPLFPAGMRNEVHIVITALSSDGEHSIDIPAMVGASAALTISDIPFNGPIGAVKVGYIDGQFVINPTTSQMERSLIDIKVAGTEEAVLMVEAGASEVPEEIILEAIKIGHQALQAFIQVQKEMAEKVGKPKMQPPLYQLPEATLQAVAERAEGPIREILNQNLIKAERNEALDAILEQLIAELSQEHSPQDIKEAFFQVLKGIVRKRILDEGIRPDGRGLKEIRPITCEVGLLPRTHGSGLFTRGETQVLSIATLGTHSDEQITDSIVAEETKRFIHHYNFPPYSTGEAKPIKAPSRREIGHGALAERALAPVIPSEEEFPYTIRLVSEVLSSNGSTSMASVCGSTLALMDAGVPIKAPVAGVAMGLIKEDNRYAILTDIQGMEDHLGDMDFKVAGTARGITALQMDIKISGISYEILTEALAQAKEARLFILEKMLSVIDKPRPHISPYAPKVGVIKIEPEKIGLVIGSGGRTIRHIIEETGTKIDIEDDGTIYVAGADGAGVEKAIQLIRSLTEEAEVGKIYMGKVVRITDFGAFVEILPGKEGLLHKSQLSDRRVTRVEDVVKEGQEIMVMVIDIDKDGRIKLSRQAVLEGWTAEEARARDRQSQKKSPTSRSPASLGARIKVRPSRKL, encoded by the coding sequence ATGAGTAGTACGTTTAAAGTTCAGGTAGCTGATCAGGAATTTATCATTGAGACGGGAAAGCTGGCTTTTCAGGCTGGCGGAGCAGTGACGGTTCGGTGGGGCGATACCATCGTTTTAGCCACAGCTACTGCCTCAAAAGAGCCAAGAGAAGATGTGGATTTCTTCCCCCTCACAGTGGACTTTGAAGAACGCCTTTACGCTGCAGGAAGAATCCCCGGAAGCTTCTTCCGCCGAGAGGGGCGTCCAAGCGATGCGGCCATACTTCTGTGTCGCCTGGTAGATCGCCCCATAAGGCCCCTCTTCCCTGCAGGGATGAGGAACGAGGTGCATATCGTGATAACAGCTCTCTCCTCCGATGGGGAGCACTCCATTGACATACCCGCTATGGTGGGAGCATCAGCTGCTCTAACCATTTCCGATATACCTTTCAATGGACCTATCGGTGCTGTAAAAGTAGGCTACATTGATGGGCAATTCGTGATAAATCCGACCACTTCCCAGATGGAGCGCAGCCTTATAGATATAAAGGTCGCCGGAACTGAAGAGGCTGTCCTTATGGTAGAAGCTGGGGCTTCAGAGGTTCCGGAGGAGATAATCCTGGAGGCTATAAAAATTGGCCACCAGGCCCTCCAGGCCTTCATCCAGGTCCAGAAAGAAATGGCTGAAAAGGTGGGAAAGCCTAAGATGCAACCCCCACTGTACCAGCTTCCCGAGGCGACTCTCCAGGCCGTGGCTGAAAGGGCCGAAGGGCCCATAAGGGAAATTCTGAACCAGAACCTCATAAAAGCCGAAAGAAACGAGGCCCTGGATGCCATCCTGGAACAGTTGATAGCAGAGCTGAGCCAGGAACACTCCCCTCAAGACATAAAGGAGGCTTTCTTCCAGGTATTGAAAGGAATCGTTCGGAAGCGGATTCTTGATGAAGGAATCCGCCCCGATGGCCGGGGCCTTAAGGAGATAAGGCCCATAACGTGCGAGGTGGGGCTTCTTCCAAGAACCCATGGTTCTGGCCTCTTTACCAGAGGCGAAACCCAAGTTCTGAGCATCGCTACCTTGGGAACCCACAGTGATGAGCAGATAACGGATAGCATCGTGGCTGAAGAAACAAAGCGCTTTATCCATCACTACAACTTTCCACCTTACTCCACTGGAGAAGCCAAACCTATAAAAGCCCCCAGCCGGCGAGAAATCGGGCATGGGGCTCTGGCTGAAAGAGCTTTGGCTCCAGTAATTCCTTCGGAGGAGGAATTCCCCTATACTATCCGGCTTGTCTCAGAAGTTCTTTCTTCCAACGGCTCCACCTCTATGGCTTCGGTTTGCGGTTCAACTCTGGCCCTTATGGATGCAGGGGTGCCCATAAAGGCACCGGTGGCGGGGGTGGCTATGGGCCTCATAAAGGAAGACAACCGCTACGCCATCCTTACTGATATCCAGGGCATGGAAGACCACCTGGGAGATATGGACTTCAAAGTGGCCGGAACAGCCAGAGGTATAACGGCCCTCCAGATGGACATTAAAATATCCGGAATATCTTACGAAATACTGACGGAAGCTCTGGCTCAGGCGAAGGAAGCTCGCCTCTTCATCCTGGAGAAAATGCTCTCGGTTATTGATAAACCCAGACCGCACATATCGCCTTACGCTCCCAAAGTGGGGGTGATAAAGATTGAGCCAGAAAAGATCGGCCTTGTGATAGGGTCCGGAGGACGCACAATCCGCCATATCATTGAAGAAACCGGGACCAAGATCGACATAGAGGATGATGGGACTATTTACGTAGCTGGGGCTGATGGAGCAGGCGTTGAAAAGGCCATCCAGCTCATAAGGAGCTTAACGGAGGAAGCGGAAGTTGGTAAAATATATATGGGGAAAGTGGTGAGGATTACGGACTTTGGAGCTTTCGTGGAAATCCTTCCGGGCAAAGAAGGCCTGCTCCACAAATCCCAGCTTTCTGATCGGCGAGTTACAAGGGTTGAGGATGTGGTAAAGGAAGGGCAGGAAATAATGGTCATGGTCATAGATATTGATAAAGACGGGAGGATAAAGCTCTCGCGACAGGCAGTTTTAGAGGGATGGACGGCAGAAGAAGCCCGAGCTCGTGACCGGCAAAGCCAGAAAAAAAGCCCGACTTCCAGGTCCCCTGCGAGTCTGGGGGCCCGAATAAAAGTTAGGCCTTCCCGGAAGCTTTAA